In Alkalibacter saccharofermentans DSM 14828, the genomic stretch AAAGCTCTATTCCCTCTTCATACAACGCCAATCTTGTGGATGTGGATCCCGGGTTAATAACCAATATCTTGTACATAAAATTCCTCCAAGGCAATTTATTTGTATACAAGCCTCTTATATTTGATACCCCTGATTGAAAATACATACTCATTGCAAGGTTAAAAACAAAGAAGCGGTTCTTTTTGTTTTAAGTTGACAAGTCTATCTTTTTGATTTATCATGTACATATGCATATATGTGTATATGTGCATGATGTGAATGTGAGGTGTTCATATGAACGCAATGACTAATATTTTCAAGATCTTATCTGATGAAACCCGTTTGAGAATTTTGCTGCTTCTAAATTCAAAAACCCTATGCGTATGTCAGCTTCAGGCGATAATGGATGAGACACAACCAAAAATATCCAAAAACCTTGGTAGATTGAGGGACTTAGGACTGGTAACGGTCACGAAACAAGAAAAGCTTTCCTTCTACTCCTTGGATACGTCAAATATC encodes the following:
- a CDS encoding ArsR/SmtB family transcription factor, with the translated sequence MNAMTNIFKILSDETRLRILLLLNSKTLCVCQLQAIMDETQPKISKNLGRLRDLGLVTVTKQEKLSFYSLDTSNIGLTDILNITFDNLKSDETIMNDIERLNDVDRYIQVKDFAN